AGGTCTCGGACATTCAAGGGGTCCCACTCGACGGGCGTTCTCTTTCGACTGCTCTTACTTGGggttgctgcagcagcaccggTTTGAGAGGTGGAGATCGGAATTTGGTTACTTGTCTCATCCTCGTATCCATTGATGGCAGATTTGCTGTCGTCAGTGGACTCATTACTGACCGTTTTCTCTGAGCAGTTATCAGATTTAGACAGGTCTTGACTGCTGTCTGAGACATTTACTTCACAAGGCAGATCTccagttttgttcattttgttgacattgtcAAGATTAGGGGCCTCAACATGATCAGGGGCGAGGCTCTCCCTCTGCCCCTTTTTACTCTGCAGCCATATCTCCTCAACTTTCACTCTCTGCTTCCATGGAGCTTCATCATTTTGCTTCTTCTGTCTGCTGGGTCCCAactccagctcctctctctgAGGTGCTGGAATGTAGTGTCTCCATTCGTGGTCATAGAGACCTTGGAGGCTCGAGAATAGCTTCTCACAGTCTGTGAATGGGCATTGAGGTCTGAATGGCTGGTGTGTTTTGATGTGGTCCTTTAATTCCTGCTGTGTCAAAAAGCGCTGGTTACACTCCAGATGGTAGCAGAAGTGCTGGAGAGGAGTATCGTGACGCTTCATGTGGTCCTTGTAATGCTGGAGAAACTGTATCTGCCTGTTGGGAGCAAAGCACAATAAGTTCTTCAGAACTTCGTTTGCAGTAAAGAATCTTGAGCAAGAATAATAACAGCCTTCTTTGAAACCCTCAGACACATGTTggtcatgatcctgtatttGCATTGTGCGAGTTTGAATTTGCCAATTTACAAATGTCAACCACTGGTTAAACTGGCCTTTAAAACTCAAGAATccaataaaacaccaaaacctttatttatcaTCCTCATCACCCTCCTTCCGACATGCATTTGCTCATAAGGAAAGTTATGCATTGTTGATGTATTTACAGCTGTTCTGTGCATTAGATGTAGAAATGGGAAACGGGCACTAATGTGGCGAGCTGTACCACATGTTAATACAATGGAAGCTGTCATGTCCAACTTTTCAATAGTCAAATACTTTTTTACATAGTAGAGTGTTTAAACGTGCGAAGATGATCACATGAAACTCTACATTAAGAAGTCTGTGATAGCAGATGTACTGGGTGCGTTACCTGAGGCAGAGGGTGCACTTGTGCTTGGCCCAGACAAAAGTCTTCTCTAGCACCTTGTCTTCGTTAATATGGCATTTGATGGCGTGCTTTGTTAGTGTGGTGCTGATCCTCAGGAACACTCTATCACAGGAGTCCGAGGGGCACAAGTGATACGTGATGTCCACGCCGTAGCCATTTTGTCCTGCTGgcctctcctcccccccttcGTCTGCCTCCTTCTCCATCACAGATGGATCTCTTACAACTACCAGGCCATCTTTAATGACCACCTGCTCGTCCTTGAAGTCTGCCTGCTTGAAAATATTTGCGTCAGGGTTCTTGCACTTTTTGTGAAGCACAGATGTCTTTTTGATGAGAGTGCGGAGGTTCCTGATGATTCGATCTTCCCTCCTGAGGCTTGACACTTTAGTTTTGCCTCCTTGTCTCTGTTCGGCAGTTTCCTCGTCGGAAATCAAAGTCTGATTCTCAACCTGAGGCTGGCTCTGATTTTTTGCATCATCTACTATTCCATTAGCAGCTACAGTGTCCTCAACGATTGCCTCCTTTTCAGGGGGTTTCTGCTTGCACATCTCATCAATGTGGTCCAGAATGTGCTTTTTGGCAAAGGGGAGCTGTTTAAAGCGTTTTCCACAGAGTACACATCTTAGTTTCCTACTCTTCAGATGTGAGAGAGCATGCCTCATAACATTCAAGCCTTTATAGTCTTTGCGACAGAAGTTGCAGTGGTATGTCAAGTGGGCATATTGCTGAGTACGGAGTACTCTATCCTTCCACGTTCTCTTGGCCGTCACCTGCAGAGATGACATTAAAAACAGTGAAGTCAGTGCTACGAGTTCAACAGAAACATTAAGcacaatatcaaataaaattcCAAACAAAAAGCACTTGAACCCCCTCATGTCTACTTTCTTTATCAACATGCTGTATCTGAGCATGTCAGTATAGACTATGCAGTgagtgtagtagtagtagtgctATGAGTAAAGCATGTGTAAACATTCCACTGCAGTATAATTTATTCAAAGCAAGATCCTGCTAATGCATCATCTTACAAGacaagataaagataaagataaatgtaCCCATGAATTATGAGGCTACATGATGACATTCCTGAGAGGGTAATTACAGACAAGCAACTGACCTCTGTGCTTGACACTCCTGTTTCCACTGTGGGTTGGGGCTCCTGCTCTGTGTTGCCATTAAGCTCATCTGATGCTGAGGATTCTGGAGGCTGAAGTTTCTCACTGTCTGGCTTTTTGGATTTAAGAGAGTAGCTGTGTAACAGTTCTATTGGACAATCCAGTAACTCTAGGGGGGGACCGTCAAGCTCAGGATCAGCTTCAACAGCAGGAACAGCAGCTTGAGGCTCCCAGGGAGGACCTTCGCAGAGCTTGGAGCCAGAATGTGTTTGAGATTCCTCTTGGTTCTGTTCACTGAGACCGCTGCTACAGACCAAGTCTGCATGTTTCTCAAGTCCATTTTCCTTCTCAAGATCATCCATCTGCTCATATTGATTCTCTTTCCGTTCACCGTTCTGTTCAAGTTCATTCTCCAGGTGAGGCATGTCCTGCTCTTTGTCTTCTGTGTCAGTTATCTCCTCAAATCCAGACTCCTCGTCTGTGAGGGATATTTCATTCTCAGGGTAGGAGAGTTCCACTTTCGATAAAGGCTTCCATcccttttttttgcctttaaCTTTGACCTTCTTCTCTTTAACTGTCTGCACCTGCTCTGTCCTTGGAAGACCCTGCAACCATCGTTTCTTCCGACCTTTCCTTTTCAAAATTTGGCTCTTCACACATCTAGACAAATATTCTCTCTTGCGGTTTAGAGGCAGTTTTGCAGAAGCAGAATTGTCCATGTTAGTGTGATTGCGCCTTAGTGAGTACACAGGCTTATTGCCTAAAGAGGTCGATTTGAGATTGTATTTGATCTCCGGATCATCACCAATGTCTGCCTCATCATCAGATTTGGATTGTTTTCTCCTGCGCAACCTTGTCccccattttctcctcttcacaAGAGCATTATTTGATGGGGCAGCACGAACTTCTCCCTTTCCATCCTtagtctcctctcctccatgaTTCACAAATGGAGCTTCAGTGCACTGGCAGGAGCTTAAACCTTGAGTGCACGAGTCATTCGTGCAATTACTTATTAGCAGTTCTTCACTGgattccttctcctcttcctccttcatctcACTGAGAACCGCAGCCTTCATGACCTTGTCGCTCATCAACTCCAAGCAATAGGTCCTGAGGGTCAGGAGGTTCCAAAACTCAGGGTCAAAACACAGGCGATCCTTGAGCATCTGGGAAACAAAGATGACAAAACGTTaggaataattaataatatatccagtatattattatattacataatGTATTTCCCTCTTCACCCTCACCGACCTGTAGAATATGGAAGCGAACACTGGTCCGCACAGGGCTGTTGTGGGGATGTGGCTCCTGGTCTGGATGCATGTAAAGCAGGCAGACAGTTCTGTAAGCTTCCAGGCTGCGTTCCTGGCAGAAGACCAGCAGGGCGCACGCTCGACAGATCTCTAGGTCATGAGGCAGCAGGAAGGCAATGGTCTTGCAGACAAGGGAGCAGGTTTCACTGTCAGCCTGCATGTAACTCAGCTGCAAGGCCCTGGCGCAAAGCTCCACACAGACCTGAACTCCTTCACCCCCCAGctgtcagaaaacacacacactagtgattaaaacaagataaaatgtTAAGTAGGATAATCAAATGACAAGGGCTAAGATGAAAAACTCTGTATCTGCACTGTATACTTTTTATCTGCTTAACATGGGGGAGTGACATATTtagtaatatttaaaaagaagatAGTCATTTTTGTCTACATTCTGTCTTCTACACTCTCTGTGTCATCTGGAGGCTCATCAGAGGGTGATGAGTGATGAGTGAAGGATATTTTTATCTGACATAAATCTTCCTCAGGTGTGCTTCAGATTATGTGCACaacattttcttgtcttttggCCTCAGGAATGCAACACGGACAGAGATGATGATGTGGTGTCAGTCGAACCTCTGTGTTGGCGAGTTTGATGAAGGGGAAGATGGCTCTGACGTTAGTAGCAGAGGAAGCCAACTGCAAGCACTCAGCCAAGAAGCCCTGTCTGGACGGATGTGCCCTCAGATGCAACCTGCTCCAGATGAACACCAGGTCCCTGAAGGAGAAAGCGGATGACAATTCAGGACATTTAGCTCAGTTATATGTTAATCAAGCAACAACTGTTCTACTTCCCTGAGTTAGTAAACAGGGTGCTGAATGAATATAGAAAATCAAACTGTGTATCCTGCCAACAAGTCCCCTTACTACACGATCATCACACACATAGTGAGCAAACATTGGGTGATTTACAGAATCTGAAAGCAACATCAACAGCGTTAACACCAAGGAGGACAGTGTGGTGTAAAATGAGTGTGATGTACATGTCTGATATCTTACCAGATATAGTACATGTCTCCATTGTGTAGCTGTTGTGTAAGGAAAGCTTTGCACAGCGACAACAGGAGCTCATCTTTTTCAACACTCTCTGTGTTGCAGATGATTTCCACTGCATCGCGGCCATCTATTTCTGCCATCTGACAAAGAAGACatgaagcacacaaacaaagaaagtcaaaatgCATTACAATCAACTGGGGACACCTGAATACGAGAATCATCGGTTCAAACGGCTGCTCCAATTACAGTGTCCACTCTCCATAATTTAATACAGCATTTTAATAATGAGTTTTGGTGAGTTTCACTTTGGTTGATTAATGTATTTGACTATTAATTTATCATAGTCATAACAACTCTTCAGAGAAAGCATGGAAtgcattttttctgtttctcattttgaaactatgtctgttttttgttttttagtatCATTCTTTCCATTGACTCCATCTCTGCTATATGAAGCAGCAAACTTATTCATCTACACATCCCCACAATGCCTCCTATCCTCACTTCCCACTTATCTTTCCACTTTTTGCCTCTTACCTCCTTGTGAAGGTGTTCATGCAGTGAGGCCTTGTAAAGGCAGGTCAGGTAGGCCTGATGGAAGTACAGATGCTTTCCCGTCTCATGATTTTCCAGGCAGCTTTTAGCCAGGGCCTTGGCCTCTTGTATTCGTTCACAGGCCTGAAGATAGCGAACCCGCAGCTCAAAGAATACTGCCAACTCTGAGCTCAAGTAGTCATCAACTGCATAGGAGGGAATTACATGAGTTAATGTATATAATATGGGAGCTAAGAGAGGTCACCACTCAGCGGTtgtgtgcaaaacaaacaagaacaaataaaagaaacagtaaaacagcaaaaaaaacaaccacatcaTCCTGAAACTGCTGAAAGTGCAGCAACCAGAGCCTAAAGTATATCCTATCACCCTGCACTTGGGGCTCCAATGctggagtcatgtttgtgtaCTTTAGGTCAGTGTATGCCATAAAAAACTCTCACTGCTCCTCTCATTATATCTCTCATTATACTAATTACATTTGTAGACGACACAACATCAGAGTTGGGTCACCCACTTGGCAATGTTGTGCTTTCTGTACGTACGTATGCCTTAACAGTTATTAAATATGGTCATGAGCCCACCCTCTTTTGGAGGCAAGTCTGCCTCCTTCAGGATTCGTTGCAGCCGTGGATTCTCCCATGGGCCTCCTGCTTTGATGATCTGCTTAACATGCTGAAGGTAGATGTTCCTGTGCCTCAGGAGCTGAGAGTGGCACTCCTACAAAGAGTGGAGAAAAACTGGTTCATTTCATATTCACAACATAATGACATTTCTACTGCAACAACTGAAATGACAAAGGGTAGAGTAGGAGTAGCAAACACTGAAGAAGTTTTTACTTTGATCATAGAAAGGTGGAGTAAAACTTGCTGTGCTGTACTGGTTTCGGCTTGGTGCTGATAACTTTTACTTTACATTCATAGTTAACTAATAGCAGTCTTGTGTGTTGTGCGAATAGGAACACTAATGATTGAGACAGTGAGTCAGTTTTTGTCACCTGAAAGGAATCCAGGATGTCTTTTAAAGGCTCTTCCACAAATTCTTCTTTGctgaaaaacagcatcagttcaaAGAAGCTCCTGCAAGACATTGAAAAGAACATTTAGTTACAAAGAAAAACCAGTGCAGTATGGCTGTAAGACAATGAGAGATGGGACATTAAAGTTAGttatttaaatgcatttccACTAAATCATTTCCACACATTCATCAACAACATTTTTTAGTTCAAAGTTACAAGCTGCTTACAAGGCCAGACTGCTGAGAACAAAGTGGATGTGCTGACAGTCATCAGGGAAGGCAACAGTGGCTTTGGTGAAACTGCAGAGTGCCGTCCGCAGCACCTTCAGCTGAGGGAGAGGAACCTGCCATTGCCCCGTGTACTCCTCAACCAACTGTGCAGGAAGAAGACAGAAACATACAACaccacaaaaacattcaaatatttgGTAACTTCAATACAATAATAGTTACTCTTACAGGGACTCACAACCAATTACTTCATTTACTTCAAAAAATTAgcttattgtttttaattattatttgccAGCTTAGCATTTGATTTCAAAAATTCGGCCCATACAGACATGGTTTGTTTCTTGAGCATGCCACCTGTAAGTACAGAGAGGAAGGCGTTTTTCTGTAGAGACAAATTTGTAGTTATTAACTTACTTAACTTAGATCGCACTGGAACTTCGATAGCATTTAATCACATTAACAACATCATGTGCCTGCAATGCATCCTGCTCTACTGTAGATTAATCCGCTAACGACATCAATGCTTGGACAGCATGATAAATTGAGGGGCGACCTACCATACGATAAAGGGAAATTATATCTTATTACAGATGATTATTAAGATTATAACCAAATGGCTCTGCTTGGGGAAATAAATTTCCATTACACATCAttgcaatgatttttttttttttagcacaacaTTTTTACTACACCTATTTCCATAGGTACTAAATGTCTTAAACGCTACTATATTGATGATATCTGTCATGTCAGCCAATATCCAATataagtcatttttttaatccTACTGCACGCTGACTGCAGTTAGTTTTCCAtcttaaattattaaaactttATGAATTGGTAATGGACATTagttctgattggtcagaccacacacacacacacagtctgtgatgACTGAGTGTCCATACTGCGGTGTGCTGCAGTATACTGTGATGTTTACAGTTTATCATGCTAGTCCTCTGACTGACatctccatggaaacagagaCTTCTCCAAAAGGTGGGGTGAGCTATAAATGATGGAATTcatgtttatcattttatttcatgagcaaggctgaaaacaaactaatgCGTGACTTCAACAGTGGTACAAACAATGATTGCGCAGTCTTGTAGCTTAAAGTATATTAACCCTCAAGTGAAGCTAAACTTAAGTTCCTGCTGATAACGATGCATGATTGCGAAAATCAGCTTTCCCATTGGTGACTACAGTTAAATCTTTACCTGTTTACCAAACCTGGCCTTTCTTCTCATACTGGCATTTGAAAACAGGCTATGTAGTGTTTTCCTTAATTCTTAAAATCAATAGTTGAGCGAAACACAAGTCACCGGAGGACCAAACGTTATGTTACACCGCtgacgttagcttagcttagcgttAAGTGACTAGCTATAAAGCTAAGCATTGTTATATGATAGGTAGATATCTCGAAAAACACAGCTAATACATTAAGTTAcccaggtggcagcagagttTGTATCAATCTAAATTTTGTTCACCattcctgctgtgtttcagacGGGCTATGCCAGTCTCAGCTGCACGACTGCATAAATAGAGCTAGTCTggaggctaatgttagctagccaGACTAGTAGCGTTTGCAATAAACAGACACCGACAAGAAAGACAATGTGACAAAATGGAGTCTGACATACCTCACAAAACTCAGAGCAATAGGCTTTGCTCTTCAGAGACGACTGGTCGCTACAGTGTCTACTACACAAGGTATCCAGGGCTAATTCAAGCCCGTCTGTTTCCAAATCACTCTCGCTGTCCGCCATACTGTCTGCTGTATCCAGCGCATAGTCAGAGTTGCCAGGTTTGTCAGGGAGCATCCTCTTATCCCCCACAATAAAACATTACCAACCTGGCAACCGCTTAATTACAACCGTactaataatgtttttaagATTATTAACTCTGCCTTAAATCTGTCTTggttaatcaaaataaaaccaattgACAAATGAACTTGTTGACAGTCACTGCGCAGACTTGGttcatatttattcatgagGTCACAGTTCAAATTTCAGAACAAATGgttgacatttgttttgtcatttcaccaattttctgtctgtgaaattaatttcacattGATTAGATGAGTATTGCCTGTTACTGGATTTTTGATATGACACATTTTCAACTATAAGTTGTGTACCGATTTTGATCTGAGAATGAAGGATAGGTCCACGTTTCATGGGTCTAAAAAGGCTGGAGTGTTGACTGACGTTTTGTCACAAGAAGCAGatttagagagagaaaaggggcagaaacaacaacacacacacagaccatgtGCACAGACAGGTCTCATTTTGCAGATGTTAATATTTGAATtcatattgactttttttttttcacaacagacttgtcatagtaggaaaagcacaggtgcaaTACCATTAACAACGGCTCTGTTCTCTTCAAGTGTCAGCAGAATATGACTAAGAAACTTAGACAGCTAAATGGAAGTCAGTCATTGTTAATTTTAATATGTACACCACTGCTTTTCCCTCTGTGACAGATCTGTGAAAGAGGCGTTTTATCTTTAGTTTGTAAAGCCCTCTCCAAAGAGTCACTGTAACCTAAAAGGCAAATTTCAAATGTTGTCACTTAGAATATTACTGGTAATATTAGCATCAGAAAAGAGCATTTGTGCTCTGTGCACATTGTACCTTGTAGCTGTTTGGTGAGAAGGGCAAAAATGTTTTACCCTAACATCATCAATAGTTCTTTAGCAGCATGGACAACTGAGCTAGCGGTGTCCTGTTCTCCTCAGCATgctggagaaagagagcagacTTTGCCTTTGTGTCTGGTGTCTGTGCTGATGCTCCCTGGGGCGTATGCATCCAGCTATGCTGCTGCAGTTGTTTGTGCAtatggagacagacagggcagCAAGCCCCTTACATAACAGCTTTGGGCCCACTGGGTCTGTGAATGCATTTCAGAAACCTGCGTGTGCATGGACATAGACCCTTTGCTATCATAGGCTATAAGTTTTAtagtttcaaaaatgttttgcGTACTTTAGTTTTGGCCATCATTAGTGGTGTACCGggcaaaatgcaaatgcaaaacactGCTGAGACACAGACTCTATTCCAGGTAgtggtctgtctctctgtggttgtcaTTTGTCCAGTGAACATGGCTGAAAAGAGTGGGGAGCCCCGGTTTTCTTTCTTGTtccttgttttcttcctccGATTGTACGGTTTTCCTGAATGGGCTGCCTTAATGGAGGGATAGCATGAACTTCCACTTATATACACTTCCTTGGTGAAAAACCTGACCGACTGATAAAACTGAAGTGACTGGTCACAACATGTGTATCAAAGTAAGGAACCTGCTTAGTCTAGGAATTACAGACTGAcggaaaaaacagaaagcagcatTTGAACATGATCCTCATAACAATAAGTTTGATGACGGAGAGGAAAAAGAACTGTCTTAATGAAGGCTACAAGATTTGAAGGCATCAGAAAAGCTTCGCTGTCACATATGGGCTTGAGTAAATTAAGCATTTAGATATGATTTGatgtttacttgtgtgtgtgtgcgttttttGTTACAAGCAAACTGTATTGTGTAGTTGCCATGAAGTAGCCTATGttctttttagtctttttatttattagtcatttatttgtttgtttatttatttatttattgtatctGTAACAGGGAGTGATGCAGTTTATCACAGCCAACTCTGGAAACTCTGCAGTCTTTTTATTAGCCACAAGGGGGCGTCATCACAtcagaatatgaaaaatatcTTGTCTATTCATATTTCACAGTCAGCAGACTGA
This region of Pempheris klunzingeri isolate RE-2024b chromosome 10, fPemKlu1.hap1, whole genome shotgun sequence genomic DNA includes:
- the LOC139208410 gene encoding zinc finger protein 654-like, whose product is MADSESDLETDGLELALDTLCSRHCSDQSSLKSKAYCSEFCELVEEYTGQWQVPLPQLKVLRTALCSFTKATVAFPDDCQHIHFVLSSLALSFFELMLFFSKEEFVEEPLKDILDSFQECHSQLLRHRNIYLQHVKQIIKAGGPWENPRLQRILKEADLPPKEVDDYLSSELAVFFELRVRYLQACERIQEAKALAKSCLENHETGKHLYFHQAYLTCLYKASLHEHLHKEMAEIDGRDAVEIICNTESVEKDELLLSLCKAFLTQQLHNGDMYYIWDLVFIWSRLHLRAHPSRQGFLAECLQLASSATNVRAIFPFIKLANTELGGEGVQVCVELCARALQLSYMQADSETCSLVCKTIAFLLPHDLEICRACALLVFCQERSLEAYRTVCLLYMHPDQEPHPHNSPVRTSVRFHILQMLKDRLCFDPEFWNLLTLRTYCLELMSDKVMKAAVLSEMKEEEEKESSEELLISNCTNDSCTQGLSSCQCTEAPFVNHGGEETKDGKGEVRAAPSNNALVKRRKWGTRLRRRKQSKSDDEADIGDDPEIKYNLKSTSLGNKPVYSLRRNHTNMDNSASAKLPLNRKREYLSRCVKSQILKRKGRKKRWLQGLPRTEQVQTVKEKKVKVKGKKKGWKPLSKVELSYPENEISLTDEESGFEEITDTEDKEQDMPHLENELEQNGERKENQYEQMDDLEKENGLEKHADLVCSSGLSEQNQEESQTHSGSKLCEGPPWEPQAAVPAVEADPELDGPPLELLDCPIELLHSYSLKSKKPDSEKLQPPESSASDELNGNTEQEPQPTVETGVSSTEVTAKRTWKDRVLRTQQYAHLTYHCNFCRKDYKGLNVMRHALSHLKSRKLRCVLCGKRFKQLPFAKKHILDHIDEMCKQKPPEKEAIVEDTVAANGIVDDAKNQSQPQVENQTLISDEETAEQRQGGKTKVSSLRREDRIIRNLRTLIKKTSVLHKKCKNPDANIFKQADFKDEQVVIKDGLVVVRDPSVMEKEADEGGEERPAGQNGYGVDITYHLCPSDSCDRVFLRISTTLTKHAIKCHINEDKVLEKTFVWAKHKCTLCLRQIQFLQHYKDHMKRHDTPLQHFCYHLECNQRFLTQQELKDHIKTHQPFRPQCPFTDCEKLFSSLQGLYDHEWRHYIPAPQREELELGPSRQKKQNDEAPWKQRVKVEEIWLQSKKGQRESLAPDHVEAPNLDNVNKMNKTGDLPCEVNVSDSSQDLSKSDNCSEKTVSNESTDDSKSAINGYEDETSNQIPISTSQTGAAAATPSKSSRKRTPVEWDPLNVRDLEDLSTMSEGVQQKLGEPHITEHKTFKPEDPSYATFVKAPFIRPPPSTYLDESLLSMRKRRSTEEASPRKNVYSSSKKKKDPVPEKEQHMKNGPEEKVRHRCDRCLSSFSSLEELSKHKALNTCSALFGFDSDDES